The Plasmodium chabaudi chabaudi strain AS genome assembly, chromosome: 14 genome contains the following window.
ataacTAATATTTAATACGAAATACCCAAAGTTCATATGCATAGAAAATGGAATTTTTGGGAAAaccaataaaaaatgaaaaaataatttatttataaataaaattaaaattgtaaaataatataattaaaatatatttgtttttttctttatatttttaatggaATGATTTGATCATTTCCTACTGCTTTATCAGAGTAATAtcttaaataatttgattttataacaaaaaatactaataaatgtagattaaataaaaaaatataaaaagtcaTTACAATCTAAGCTAGCCAAAATACAAtcacaaataaaaaatcgtTAACAAATGTATAATACCATaccataaatattatattctttgAATTTGATCGTTAGCAAAATTGACGAATCATACATGCATATTAGTGTGCTGAAAAGTAAAgacttatataaatatattacagaGAACCTATTtgtgttttaatttttttgtgctatttgttttttcaccaaatttaaattatggTAATAGCAGAAAATGATAGCGTCATTCTATACATAGACGAAGATAACATTAGTCTGGTAAAGTTAAAAAGTGATGGATCgattacaaataaaaaaggaattttcttatataaaaatattataggGAAAGAGTATGgaagtaaaatatatgatacaTTATCtagaaattttatatttgtactaaaaaaaacaccAGAACTTATAGCAACaagcttaaaaaaaaaaacacaaacTTTATATGAGCATGACATATCattcatttgtttattatgtaATGCTTTGcctaatatgaaaataatcgAAGCTGGTACAGGCACAGGTTGCTTAACATACGCACTAGCCAATTGTGTACTACCTCATGGAATAATTCATACatttgaatataatgaagaaaGATATACAGAGGTTAAAAAGGAATTTGAAGATTTTGAAGAcgtaataaataatataaagttttatcataaagatattataaattataattttgaagattttaaaaataatgaaattgaTGCTATTTTTCTTGATATGCCAAATCCATGGTTATGTGTTGAAAAAGcgaaaaatgttttaaaagaaagaggtacttttgttatttttttacccTGCATAGAGCAggtttataaaataattgaaaCATTAGAAgaacataatttttgtgATATTGCAACATatgaattaattaataattcatggaaatttattttaattaataatcaaaaaaaaaaaaataatttaaataacttAGAAAATTCAAACACAAATCAACCAACTCCCCTAAACGATAATTCACCACAAACCTTAAATATGACATATAGATTGTGtcataaagaaaataaaacacaCACTGGATATTTGATTGTCTCAAAAAAATGGCTAGACGATGAACATCAACAAATGGAAATGGAGTTTAAAGGTCTAATCAATCCCCCAGAAAATACACaaacataattaaaaaatatgcacacatATACAACTACAATTTAAGaccaataaaaaatataaatatgtatatattttgcttTGTATGCAAATATATGCCCACacaaacaaattaaattattttttaaaagcatACATTATATGGGTATATTGTGTATgtgttttatatgtataccttatttgttttattattatttattaatttttgacaataatttttttgtattttcaatttgacgaatttaattatttgttcACACTTTAAAGGATGGCTCGCTTTTATAGAGCTAGCGAAAAATATagctattttaaaataaaaactttttaatgaattaattttatattgcttattaattattatttgcacACCAAATAGCTAGatagataaataaaaaaaaaaataaaaaaaaatatataagctTTTAAAATAGCTAATATAATAAGCTTATTAAGCATACTTATTAAAGTAACTAGGGTATGTAAGTGTAAACaaaaaacaacaaaaaaatatattatcttaTAAAagcaaattaataataaataacaaaaaattatgcgAATTAAAAAGAATGGAACATTGCTCTGTCCACATATGTACACACATTTAGTAAcgataaaatattcaagtATGTAAAGctatcaaaataaaacaacatAATTAGttgcattttttaacaaGACGTAAATATCGTCTTTTATAAGAAATTTCATCATTAaggttttttttttgcttgtTTTTATGACTCTCTTTAGGACTTTTTCTTGTACTTATTCTATGTGTATTTGAATTAAGACTTTccatatgttttttaatttctccCCAATTTTTATCACCAATAATTGAGACTAATATTTGTAATTGTATATCTTCTAAAGCATTAAAAGCTATTCTTTctaatgtatttttttcttttgtttcatatattttttttattttaatatattgttgAAAACAACTTAAGGGACTTCTGTTTGTATTTAATTCTCTtgctatatttttccattgcctttcatcatatttttttgctaattgtaataatttttttatttcatcatcactccattttttttgtttatcatCCTCAAAGCATGCTTGATATAACCATGTCTTTTGACATTCTATCGAGTTTTGTGAATTCTTAACATTTTGTGATACATCATTCCAAAACATTTCTAAAAAAGTTGGAAATGAGTTTATAcctaatttattatttatatcattttgagaaattaatttttcttcacTATTGCCAATTTCggtattgttattttttatttctttggTAATGAGATTGGCTTCATGTTTTATTTCACTATCAAAAtgtaatttaattttattaaaaatatttttaacatcTTTGTCGTTTTCtatttctttctttttttccatttttaattcatatgGTAAATTTGGATCgattaaataatgtatggcatattttttcgatAATTCATCTACAgttttaaacaaaatttcAATGTCTTTCTTTGTccaatcattttttttaaattcatatttttttctatactTTGTATTATTTGACTCAAATTGGAGCATTTTTAAAGCATCTTCATTAGAAGGTATTAAACCAAATTCCCtgtcaaaaaatatggacatatgtgttttttcttcatctttTATCCAATTTATTCTGGTTggtcttttttttgctaactgtttaatttcattatattttgtatttatataatcatctaatttttctatattttcccTACTATGGCTTATTAACTTATTAACAGTTTGTAAATgcttttctaatttttcttCTAAAATACTTAGATTTTCATATTCTCCCAAATTAcgattcatttttattcatagtTGGGTTATTCTATTTCTACATGTGACTATACTAAGAATATACCTATGTACGTTTGAAATGGTTTTTTATTGTGGCAGTAGTATTAATAACTATTTTACTAAATAGAGAACTTCGTACCGTTAGTATAATTACACCTATTTTAATGCTACTATTATGATAgtgaataatataaaaacaaaatttagtATGAAAAAGAATCCGAGACAATTTTCGTtacattaatttatatcatcctatattttaattaatgctcataatttttttattttttatacctataaaatataagcaaTTATATTGTAATTTAATAAGGTTAAATGTCTTTCCCCCCAAaggatatattttaaatatttctatagtaaacaaaaatgggaatattttaaataaaacaagcACTACCCTTTTAATaattgaatatttaaaaaaaaatttgcaaCTATACGATTTTAACCTTAATGATTGggttaataatttaaataagtttcacatatatgtatgtccTTTTGTTTTGCCTTTAGTATCactattaaattaaaatttattaatgttGTATTCTTCAATTTTCGTTTTCGTTAGgcatacatttatataattgatTTTACTATTCTATGGcttaactattttttaaggGCCATTTAAGTTGTTCCATAtaaaatgcaaataattCCTGTCATCATACAAGAAATGAATAAGAACATTCTAAGGAATACTTAACTGGGCATAATCTATTTCCCCATTAGTTTATTACGTATTACTTAATAGCTTATGGAAATGCAAAGCATTTGTGgctataattataaacttTATAACTTAGCATTCGACAggtcattatttattttatttgtgaGCATATGTTGCGCTTGATTCCATTTCATTAATTCAGCTACCATTGTTTTAACTTCATTTCATTTAAGAACTAtaagaatattattttttttgaaaacgAATTATGAatgcttaaaaaaatacacaaaaaatatatatcaaccgaaaatattccaatttttataagtaatatatttttacaacaaTGAAATGatggaaatatatgtttttatatacaagcacgttttattgtatttacatatatatactaaaatttttatatattaataattttaatatttattcgtTGTTTATTTCGTATGCCTATAGAAAAgggtatataataattatcatatatgccaatatgaatatatagtGTTAAGCCAATTTTTATCTTCGTACCAATTTTTCCCTTTAATACTGGGATTGcccatattattattatacataatatatggaaatatatataataacatattattaatattatatttatgcactatattttttttatttaccttcgttctttttttctcttttgatattttattacttataaaattggtaacttatttattataatattttatatatatacattatttttttttaataatctcttaagaaaaaagcaaaaaaaattaatgattacataaaacatatttaagcacatttttatatgtagcaataatagtattaaaatattattatattaaaatatataagctattatattaatagtattattgatttatattattttatgcatacatataaaaatataaaataaaaaaaagccaaaataaaaaattaaataaacaaaattgaaaatataactaATACTATAAGTATACTCATAAATGTAGTTGcttattcataaaaaacaaatacaaATTGTAATACtgtttatatgcatacatatcTTATTTTCGTATGTACATATACTATCTATATATTGTCAAAAAAATCAcgtaaatattatatatacattctTTATTCCCCACCTACTTAATAGATATtgtattttgttttacattcatatatgcatatatatatatatttcgaTCTTACTgtg
Protein-coding sequences here:
- a CDS encoding tRNA (adenine(58)-N(1))-methyltransferase catalytic subunit TRM61, putative, with amino-acid sequence MVIAENDSVILYIDEDNISLVKLKSDGSITNKKGIFLYKNIIGKEYGSKIYDTLSRNFIFVLKKTPELIATSLKKKTQTLYEHDISFICLLCNALPNMKIIEAGTGTGCLTYALANCVLPHGIIHTFEYNEERYTEVKKEFEDFEDVINNIKFYHKDIINYNFEDFKNNEIDAIFLDMPNPWLCVEKAKNVLKERGTFVIFLPCIEQVYKIIETLEEHNFCDIATYELINNSWKFILINNQKKKNNLNNLENSNTNQPTPLNDNSPQTLNMTYRLCHKENKTHTGYLIVSKKWLDDEHQQMEMEFKGLINPPENTQT
- a CDS encoding transcription factor MYB1, putative — protein: MNRNLGEYENLSILEEKLEKHLQTVNKLISHSRENIEKLDDYINTKYNEIKQLAKKRPTRINWIKDEEKTHMSIFFDREFGLIPSNEDALKMLQFESNNTKYRKKYEFKKNDWTKKDIEILFKTVDELSKKYAIHYLIDPNLPYELKMEKKKEIENDKDVKNIFNKIKLHFDSEIKHEANLITKEIKNNNTEIGNSEEKLISQNDINNKLGINSFPTFLEMFWNDVSQNVKNSQNSIECQKTWLYQACFEDDKQKKWSDDEIKKLLQLAKKYDERQWKNIARELNTNRSPLSCFQQYIKIKKIYETKEKNTLERIAFNALEDIQLQILVSIIGDKNWGEIKKHMESLNSNTHRISTRKSPKESHKNKQKKNLNDEISYKRRYLRLVKKCN